The genomic DNA ACTTAAGGTCAATGCTAAGCAAGTGTCCCTGGCCATGTGTCAAGTGATTACAATGAGTTTAGTGAGAATTCTTTTGTACTATCCCTGCTTTAAGGGGCTTAGTCTTTGGAACTACGGACAATGCCCAGTTCTCTTGAGCCCTGGAAATGAGGAATTCTTAGAAGGGTTCTCAGATGTGTGAGTATGCCCAGAGGTGAACCATTCCTTTACATGGGGATGGTGTGGGGGGTTAATTGAAGCAGTAGTGCTATGGAAAGGTTCAGTTTGGCAAATAAGAATGGCTAGATTATTAATTAGATCAAGAGTCTTACAGAACAACTGGCATTATGGTATTTTGCATTATAATATTTTCCTCTTATTTCTGTACAGCAAGAGTTCTCTTCAGCAAGAGTAGACTCATTCCTCTCAATTGCCCTTCTTACTAAGCAGCTGAATCTTCTAGCTCCTTTATGTATTCTTCTTAGTGGAGGCTAATATCCTAACTGGAGCTGTTGGCAAGGATCCATAAAACTGGACCATTTCTTTCATTCTGTGCCTTCTTCAGTCAGGGTCCTagtgtttgccttttccttcaccCTTTGACCTCCAGCCTTcattttttcattcttcttcATTCTTTGAATATCTCTACAGTATTACTCTCCTTGTCCTGTACCACTTGGCTTTAATTCCAATTCTTCTCATTGCTTTCAAATGatttgtgtgttgtttgttttacTCTCCAACTCTTGGAAGTAACTGAGTAGTAACTCTGCTGGTAGGGTCAACAAACTATAATGCCAATCTGTTTGTACATTATAGTATAGATTAATGGGGTTTATAAATCTTGGAACccagaattacagtgggcccttggttccaggaccaaaccacagcagaattTAGGGTGAAGTATTTAGGATGAAGAATGAAAGGCTCCCTGAACTTGGAACCATAGTAGCCAAGTCAGGGCCCTTATCTCCAACTTAAAGGTTTGGATCTCCTCTGTGGGTAGTATAGGCATGCCTTCTGAGAAGGCAATATCTGTTCACTTTCATATGATCAGCTGCTTGTGTTCTAAAAGGTATGAGTAgtaaaaaaatgtaggatatgaTTTTTACATTGTATTTCCTCTTTGTCCAGTAAGTGCACTTGAAGCATTCATTTGAACTCCAGAACAATGACTTCTAGAAAGAAAGTATTACTCAAAGTCATCATCCTTGGAGATTCAGGGTAAGTGATGCCTGAACATAGTTGCATCTGTGCTGTATCACATTGAAACCATGAGTATGCGGTACAATTCTTGCTTAAAATGTGTATGCTTGGCATTGTTGTAACCTTGGAAACAGATACCTGTTTCTGTCTTGTCTTTGGAACTCCtgaaggcaccactgtatgtgctGATGCTCTATGCAGAAGATACAGGGGTAAGCGTTCTGGAAACATAGACTGTTGTTGCAACAGAATGATGACTAAAGTAAAGGAAGATAATTTGACCTAGAAAGCTTCTTGCATTATGTGAATGACTGCAGAAGGCAAGTAAGTTGGCATTCAAACCAGTCCAAGGATTATGTTTAAAATAACTCATACACACACCTTGGAGGGAGAGGGCCTGTAGGTGCTGTAATATTTTGTGCCTTTAACTACACAGACTCTATTACACAGACTGTAtgagaacactttttaaaatgttaaaaacaggtAGACTGTGGTAAGGCTAtatttcttcactgcagaataAATATATACATCATTGACATTGATTTTGGTTGCAAATTTCAAATACATTGGGTTTGCTTTTCTGTAGCTACCACTGCTCAATGAATTATCATGACATCCTTACCAGTATTGTGCTGCTTAAGTATGTCTAACTGATTCTGGCCTCATTGACATGTAGCATGAGTCATTAGACTGCAGCTTTGCGGAGCTTAACACAAGAGACAGAGCAGAGAGCAGagagctgtgggggggggggggggagacagtgACAAAATCTACTTGAAGTTGTGTCAGCTCTTAAGAACAGCACTCCAGTATGATACAAACCAGACTGTCATGGAATGGGAAATTGCTGTGTCATGCAAGCTAAACAGTTCTTAGAAAGACTTCACTCACAACTCTGGTCAGTAATCTGAACCCCATTACtcctaaaaataaaactaatatcACTTAGTTCAAGCATTTGAATGACATTCTGGCAATTTTGGAGTACATCCCTCCAAAAGCCTCTTGCAGCTGAACTTGTGATAATGGATTAGCACATCTTTTAGCAGTATTTGGGGAGGTTCTGTTTTGGACCCCCCACTGAtggaaaaaaatgcaggacctcaaatCCTGCGGTATTTAATGGCAGCGTGCATGTGCAGCTATTAGCtgcaatggggcttgccattctcagatgcttaaatctgcagattGCAAACTTGGGAAGGATGGGCTGGGGAGGGCGAGATGATTGTGTATTTGTTAATTCACATCATGCTCATTCTTCTTTAGTAGAGACAGTAAGCTTCTTGAAACCAATGGTTATGTAAAGCCACACCTGTAAAGCCACAAGTGCAGTAAAATAGAATAGTATGCCTGATAAAAATTCCTTTTCAACACATAGTGGATAAGATCAAAGAGCTAGGCAAATGTTGTAAATAAAGACCAAAATTAGTTCACCCTGTATTTCTTTCCTACATTGCAGGATATTAAAGCAAAAGGAAAGATTAGCATCTGTCAAATACTTCTAGCAGATCTGGATTTTTACTTATGAAAACACTCACATTGAAGAGGCTAATATAATCTAGTAGAAAAGCCTGTAGAGGTTGTTTGATAAACTTGACATGACTGTCAAGTCCATAATTTTTGGCAAGCGATTAATGTGATGTGTTATTGCCCACCTTTGTTGACTATACATGTCGCTACCTCACCGCATCAGAATAAAGCACTGTCTATTCAGCTAACCCATAACCTTGAAAGTGGTGATACAGGCTGCTATGGGATAACTTGTTCCTGAACCCAATTCAGTCAAATGTCCAAAGCAGTAGCAGGATTTGTGTGGTCATCCAGATAATTGTTGAGCTACATCTCCCAGCACATCTCACCATTGTCTATGCTAGCTACAGCCACTGTGTGCTGTGGTTCAGCAACTGCTAGAGGCCTGGACAATTTCCTCCCCTGTTCTTGAAAGGAGGACCAGAGGCTGAGTTGAACTAAAAATAAGTTGAACTAAAAAAAATGAGAACATTAGCTTTCTCTTGAGCAAAGGCTTTAACAGTCAAAATCACATATCTGATACGTTAAAACCTATGTAAAGTGCACAGAGTTATACGTGTGGGCTAATCTTATGCTCTGATTTGGCCTATTGTCTCCATGGCCTCAGTTCTCTTTTATCTTTCCTTTAGGGTGGGAAAGACATCTCTTATGAACCAATATGTGAACAAGAAATTCAGTAACCAGTACAAAGCTACAATAGGAGCTGACTTCCTGACAAAAGAGGTGATGGTGGATGATAGGCTAGTCACAATGCAGGTAAGAGAGCAGTGCCTGTcacatttctgcaatgtggagaGATCCACAAATTGTGAACTGTCTTTCTATCTTTTCTTGAAACATGGATAAGTGCTGCCAATCATATTCCTTTCTGGGAAAGTCCCCCCTCCCTCATGTGAAGTGTTTTGGAGCTTCTCTCAGTCTTGGTGTAATAGGCATGAGAGCCAGTACTCAGTCAGTCAGAGTCATGCCATTTGGAAAGCAGTAGGATGCCTTGCTGGACTTTATGGTTCTCCAAGCGCAGCACATTGTCAGGGGCATCCCTTGGTATTCTTTAGATACTGCAGAGCAGGGGTTCTCAAACTccggccctccaggtgttttggacttcatctcccagaagcctcagccaatcaccgcacacatgcaaatttccttcctacatcaggattctacagtcaatctgaatagacttccagaACCCCACAAAtgcccctccttcctctttgtctctTAGCCAGTCGccacccacatgcaaatttcctgtCTACCTCATAACGTGCTCCCTGACAGtttggccaatgatctgggattctgggagccgaagtccaaaacatctggatggctggagtttgaggacccctgctgTAGAGTGGAGAGATCCTTGCTTGGTTTAAATAGCATTCAAATTTAAATAGCACTCAAATAGGTAGCTGGCATACGAGTGGGATTTTCTATTTCTCATGATAATAGTTAAGGAGTTAAGGTTGCTTTTATGTATTGGACTTGATTTGATAATCTCACCCTCTCACTTAAATTGTTCGGAGGTTTTACATGTCTGTCAGTTGACCAATATCATAAATTGACCACTTGCTGTCTGTAGGCAATCGCTACGCTGGCTCTAAGTCCTGTATGTATGTTAGAGGATCTAAGGTGGGGAGCTTAGGAACATTGCCCTCCCACAGGACTTCATGGAACCTAACCCTTCCTGCtgcatcctgatttttttttttttaacattttaaagtgttGAGGTCTTTTCCCACTGGAAAAGTTCTCCTAAAATCCCCAGCTCTCCTAAAATCCCCTAAAACCACAAGAGCTTTTGCCATTTTTTGCTATGGGCTGTTGTAGgcccaggaaccccccccccccaaaatcggAACAAACTGGGAGGCAGCTTTTCAAAGAACCTTATAGTCCAATCTTAGGCCCATCTAGTccaatgattcccaaagtgggtggtatgcccCTCCAGGGGTGGTGGAAGGTTCCAGGCGGGCGGtgagagaaaaggaggacagtaggggggcagtgaggggaaAAGAGGGCAACAGAGggaccttcagtcaaagtattggtgtgcaagaaagacaaggggaaccagtggcctttaggaccatggtggggatgtggattgcatgaaacttcttttcagggtcctcaaaaaaccaccacacagccatgctgatcattttgtgtggtggtaTCTCTCACTCTTTGCTTGTCTATGTAAACTCACTCCCTTACTGACATCTTTCACTAGTTGTTGCAGTTGGGAAATTCTCGCGAGGCTTAGTTAAAcggcattgcttctgtggcttggagcatCACCATTTTGAaacagactggagcaaagagttagagAACATTGTGGTTGGGGAGAggtggcagcaaaaaggagctttcagatttgggaccctgtttaagctttgtgagctttccTGGGGCTTGGCTACCAGAttggagttgcactgctgctcctaCTTTCTTttatcagacaggctgagagaagaggtagcagaagaaacaatttttgtgtgtgtgggagagtggacacttgaagctgtaTGGAGAAGACATGATTttcactctgagagcatttctaaagatcagggtacagcagcaacaacaatgatgtTTCTGGGGAAAGAATAGCTGTGCTAttattggaaagagtcctttgtcttaGAGAGGCTCCTGTAGTTAAAGTATCCCTTTCCCTGACCACATCAGTTTCAGGTCCAGAGCATGTAGCCTCTATAAACCCCCTACATACATGCTGACTGTGCTTTCctctgaaggattgagagtccctcCTCTCTGGGAAGAAGCTTCTCTCTTGCACGTGGTCTCCCTggcagcagcaactgagcagatgGCTGAGCAGTAACCAAAAGGCCTCTTGTctacactggcctttgctgcaaggctggcatggtTGACAGACTTTTCGGTCGCTGCTTAGTcagctgttcagttgctgctcccagaatgACAAGGGCGCAAAGTGagtagcaactgagcagccagtcaaacagcGATCAAGAAGACTCTTGCCTGTGCCAGCCTTGGCTGCAAGACCTGTACAAGCAAGAAGCTTCCCAGTCGCTGCTCAGCCATCTACTCACTTTCTATCAAGGTAACTGGTTgtaaagggagcagcaactggaCAGTGACTGAAattggctgttttgaatttgcaggagGACAGTACACCTAATATCAAAAAAATATGCCAGGGGGCGCTAGAGTTGTCGCTACTGTTCAGCCTGGCATGTGGTTTCTCCTGCATGATTCACTGGCTTTGGGAAGGGAAGAGCTTCACAATGCTGTATGTCCTCTTTCACCTGTAGACCAGTCTCTGACCTTTGACTGTTAGCAGGACATTCAAAGAGTCACTCACCAAACTATCAGTGATTGTTCTACAAACAACCTAGAATAGATTATTGCTGGTTTACACTGAAAAGGCATGAGGATGAGCTTGTGTTCCTTCTACATTCAATGTCTACAGCACTCCTGCAGAGACACCTTCATAACTTAGAATGGCTTGAGTCTGATTTGACTAAAACTGCTACTGAGCTACTGCTACTGTGATCTCTGCAGATATGGGATACAGCAGGACAGGAACGGTTTCAGTCCCTGGGAGTTGCTTTCTATCGAGGAGCAGACTGCTGTGTGCTGGTATTTGACGTAACAGCTCCCAACACATTCAAAACTCTTGACAGCTGGCGAGATGAGTTCCTGATTCAAGCCAGTCCACGAGATCCTGAGAACTTTCCTTTTGTTGTGTTGGGAAACAAGATTGACCTAGAAAACAGACAAGTAAGTGACTCAGGTGGTTTTGAACCTGAATCCTTATCAGGATTCAGTGGGTTGTTGCAAGTTGCCATGCAAGTATTTTTAGCTTGGGTCTCTTAAGGAATTTACAGGGAAGCACTTACATAAGTCCATGCCGTTTTAAAGAATGTAGACCAGAGAACGTAGCCTTGGAAACAAGTGCTTTGTCGACAGAGTGCCTTGGAAAAAACAAGAATGTTTTGCCTGTGTAGTATGAGAAGTAATGGATGTCTCTGCTTAACAGTGAGCAAAAGGTGTTTGATAGCTACATGTTGCTATTAAAAGTGGTAGAATTTAAAAGATCTTTGCTCTGTTGCAGGTTACTACAAAACGAGCACAGGCCTGGTGCTACAGCAAAAACAATATCCCTTACTTTGAAACCAGTGCCAAGGAGGCCATTAACGTGGAACAGGCTTTCCAGACAATTGCACGAAATGCACTTAAACAGGTACCAGTTCAACCTAGTGCCCTCTTGTGGTCACCTGGTCAGTTTTATATCTAAAATCAGACCATGTAATGGAAGCTGATAGAGATACTAGAGCCCTTTCTGGTGCAGATATTTTTCTTGTTAAGTAGGATTTTCAAATGTTGTTTTGTTtagcttgttttattttaaaaagtcatgttgTTCCAAGGCAGACGTGGGATGAATGACTTTCAGAGATAGTGTACCTCTCTATAATCACCACTTAGGAGAAACTACATGTTCTTCAGTCCATTATATGCTAGAGTGGGCTGTGCCTGACCAGTCATCATAAACTGTAGTGTTAACCTGCTCCCATCAAAGCTGGGAAAGTTTCGTCTGGAAGGAAACTATGCCTTCTAGACTCTAGAATAGTACTAGCCTGCTCCCCTCTCCCTAAATAGAAAACCTGTGTGATTAAAGAGGTGGAATTggtgattttttcttcttctttcttcatagGAAACTGAAGTGGAGCTTTACAATGAATTTCCTGAACCTATCAAACTAGATAAGAATGACCGAGCAAAGGCCTCTGCGGAGAGCTGCAGCTGCTGAGGTGGGGCTGGAGGGGTTAGCACAGTCCTTCATAAACAGATATCACACCTAGGCCTTCAAACACACATGGCCCCTCTCTTATGTAAAAAGAAACAAGATCCCATTCTCAGTGGCCAAAATCACCCCTTTACCATGAACAACTTGTAAGCCCATTCATTCCTTTACCCGACTCCATCAATATCCCTACATCCCATTGCATTATTTCATGGTAGCAGACCTTTCTCTAGTTCAAAAAATGAAACTCATATATGTTTGGAACTTAAGCTACTTCCAGGTGTTCAATGGAAAGAAACTGTGTACAGATAATCTGTAACAATTTACCTTTAATTGTCTTGTGTTTCCCCTGTGAAGGCGGCGACTGGAAAGGCTGATTACTCATAGTTCATTGCAAGCTCAGCACTCAGTTCAACTAGGTTGAGTTTTGTATGTATCTGTTAATGCTTGTTACTTTTAACTAATCAGATCTTTTTACAGTATCCACGTATTATGTAATGGCTTCTTTAGGAAAAATCTTATAGTACATGTTAATATATGCAAccaattaaaatgtataaattagtGTAAAATTCTTGAATTACATGTTTAAGTACTGAAACACAGGTTGTTTAGGAAGTGAACAGGACACTTGTGGGATGCAGTGTGCTAGCAACACAGGTCCAGGTAGAGACAGTATTCTGTACAGTAGAAGCAAGAATTATGtaaacatttttattgatttaagaGCCAAAAAGCTTCatctcctggaaaaaaaaatattatctgGCTTCTTTGTAGTTAAAAATTTTCAAAGGATGATTTGCATAACCTTGCACGCTGGATTATTGGActtcaaaaatgaaatacagcTTTCAGAATGATCACTTTGTTTGCCTTTTACTTCCCCTCATGATTAACTCTGCAAAGCAGAATCTAACATGATGTCTGACTCTTGTAGAACGAGCTCCATCTGGGTTGTAATAGCCATCCTTGATGGCTAAATgtccctctttccctttctctcttacCGTCACTAGTCTGGGTTTCCTGGAATGGAAACCTGACAACTTCGTTCTGCCCTACTCTCTTTGTTCTTGCATTTGTAGCTTTCTTAAATGGAGCACTTCTACTGTTTTTCCCAGAAGTCTACATTCTAGTACATAGGCAGAACTCTTCTGtaaagaaacatgccaataaaCTTAACAAGAACAAAACTGCTTGCTCCCTGTTTTACTTTTTAACCTTCTTACTGAAACTGATGCTGGGGTTCCTAAGCtaatcttttccccaaaactttCCTCTATATGGCCTACTGGCCTGCTAATCACTGAAATTAGGTATCTGGCTTACAGTTGTAGTGCAAAGTCTGAAACTtaagaaagcaaaatgaagcaGAGTGTCTTGCAAAAGAGGTTCCATATTTATTTCTTTCATGTATACCTTTCTTTTCTCCCAGCGTGGGATCCACAGCAGTTCATAGTCTATAGCTTTCAGTTCAATCATAGGATTTTCAAAAGTGTTTCTAGCACTACAAAGTCTCCAATCAAATGCAATGACTAATCAAAATGACcaaatattacagtattaaaacatacagtattaaaatattgATCTTACTATTCATTCCAGTACTTTTAACATAGGTGCTGCTTCCATTACCTAGATTAATTTGGTTACTGTCACAACTCCATAATTACTAGTCTCAGTTTAAAAATTATTGACTTAACTACCAATGTCTGACTTCAAAgtataaagacacacacaccccttcaagAAAGTTCTGTAGTTCAGTGATATGACAGTTGCCATTCTTTCATAGTTAAAGATGCTGCAGGTGACAGCGCTCTGCCTGGAAGTGTGGCGTTGGTTTTGAACAGTGCTCTCTGTTCATACTCATTTCAGACTAGGACCTAAGTCAGATGGGTAAGCTGAGTCCCTCTAAATTTGGTTGAACAACTACTAGCATTGCTCCCTGTTGGTTACACTGGCTAGAGTTGATAagtttgtatgtttgtgtttgttttgaatGGTTTAGTGGCTAGACAAGTGTCTTTATAAAGTGTGGTGCAGCCTTGGATCCAAGAAATGCTTCATGTCCTCAACACAGCCAACTGGGATTGTGTCCTCATTCCTCAAGGTATTATTTGAGAGTGCTTGCAGTGTGATGGGTATAGCATATGCTTCAAATAGAAATTAAAGAAGTGGCCTTATACCAGACCAGACCATTTGTCTATTTAGGCTAGTATGTCTACCTTGACTGGCAACAACCTTCATGATCTTGGGAACATGTCTTTCCCATCACCGGAGACCGAAGATCCTTTTCAAGTGGCAATAGGAATCTTCTGTATACAAAGCATAGGGTCTACTACAGAGCTGCTTCTTTATCTACTATGTAAATTTGAAACTAGccatgaaaaatatgttttcactTCAGCAACAAAAGCCATTTTCCAGGATTAAATAATGTATTAATAGCATTGCCTAATTTGCTTCAAGGAGAGTCAGTTTGGTAGTTTCTGCACTGGATTATAATTCTgcagagcagggttcaaatcccatctcagccatgtaaacaaactggatgaccctgggcagtcacgctatctcagcctcagaggatggcagtggcaacccctaCTGAAAAAAACTGATAAGaaataagcccccccccccccgttttgttttgctgttttgtaccttcaagttgtttcagacttatatggtgaccctaaggtaaacctatcattgggctttctggtcaagatttgttcaaagagggtttgccattgcctttctctgagggttgccataagtcagaaatgacttggaggcacacaacaacagcaacaatttgatTCTTATTCCTCAGTTTTGAAAAGTTTATTAAAATTAAGGACTGTTTAACTTttgtggtacagtggtgcctcgggttacgaaaataattcgttccgcggccgctttcgtaacccgaaaagccttcgtaagccgaaaacccataggcgctaatgggggaaaaagccgcggctccgccgcggctccatttaaaatagcgccggagttttttcgtaacccgaaaaaactttcgtaacccgaaacaataaatccctatgggattttttcgtatcctgaaaaattcgtaacctgggtatttcgtatcccgaggtaccactgtatagacaTTCAGGACTGATGGAAGAGTATTGGCCAGCAGTTGATGCAACGCTAGGAGCCGGGGTGGGATGGAAGTGGATGAATTGGTGATAGTGTGGCACAAAGATACTGTCagagataatcatagaatcacataattggaagagaccaccagggccattcagttcaatcccctgccatgcaggaacacacaatcaaagcacccctggcagatggccatccacacTGTTTCAAAATCTCCAATGAAGGAGGCTCCAACAAATGCCAGTGGAGTGTGTGctactgttaaacagctcttactgtcaggaagttcctcctaatgttgaggtggaaactttttctgtagcttgcatccattgttccgggtcttgttctctggagcagcagaaaacacgcttgctccatcctcagcatggcacccctcaaatatttaaacagggctatcatatcaagaGGTAATAGGAGTAGCCTAATTTGGCATCAAGTGAGTTCTGTGACCTTCCTAGGAGCCATCAGAGCCTGACTCGAGTCTTGCACAATCTGTTTGTGTGGGTTTGGTCCcttaggaaattttaaaaagcaaaccacaaacaaaaacccaacactAGACTCACtga from Sceloporus undulatus isolate JIND9_A2432 ecotype Alabama chromosome 2, SceUnd_v1.1, whole genome shotgun sequence includes the following:
- the RAB7A gene encoding ras-related protein Rab-7a; protein product: MTSRKKVLLKVIILGDSGVGKTSLMNQYVNKKFSNQYKATIGADFLTKEVMVDDRLVTMQIWDTAGQERFQSLGVAFYRGADCCVLVFDVTAPNTFKTLDSWRDEFLIQASPRDPENFPFVVLGNKIDLENRQVTTKRAQAWCYSKNNIPYFETSAKEAINVEQAFQTIARNALKQETEVELYNEFPEPIKLDKNDRAKASAESCSC